In Elaeis guineensis isolate ETL-2024a chromosome 1, EG11, whole genome shotgun sequence, a genomic segment contains:
- the LOC140856564 gene encoding DNA polymerase kappa-like, producing MTCIKLKQGERPVCSDINKPNGQYILPNDRKAVMTFISSLPIRKVYMTRTHGFLYRGIGKVTETILKDVLGINTCEELLQKGAFLCALFSHCSTDFFLSVGLGLGRTDTPEHKLRKSISSERTFSSTGDEPLLLQKLADIAETLSNDMQKECIWGRTLTLKLKTASFEVRTRAVSLQKFIQSKEEILTYASKLLKAELPLSLRLMGLRMSQFRDDKCGPLDPRQKTLASFVVSGDVTASATFSDKHQICDAQTDLSVHRESSASNDDKISLSYEKNDVLASNQLSCGLRYASTSADGIENMGNECSGKCDYVETENEMIRNFSGHKTIAASSQKIEPSWVDGYICSICGIEMPPSFIEERQEHSDYHLAEMLQEEESVYGTEHLTQERSVRKAPQAKENARKKQKTSPKGGKHIPIDAFFIKGKKSL from the exons ATGACATGCATCAAACTTAAACAAGGTGAAAGGCCA GTTTGTTCAGATATTAACAAACCCAATGGGCAATACATCTTACCAAATGACCGGAAGGCTGTGATGACCTTTATATCTTCACTACCTATAAGAAAG GTTTACATGACACGGACACATGGTTTCCtct ATAGGGGAATTGGTAAGGTGACTGAAACCATTCTGAAGGATGTACTTGGAATCAATACTTGTGAGGAGTTGCTGCAAAAGGGTGCATTCCTGTGTGCACTGTTTTCTCATTGTTCAACTG ACTTTTTCCTTTCAGTCGGGCTTGGCTTAGGAAGAACGGATACTCCTGAACATAAGTTGCGTAAGAGTATTAGCAGTGAGAGAACATTTTCTTCCACTGGAGATGAGCCATTGCTTTTACAGAAACTGG CGGATATTGCAGAAACATTATCAAATGACATGCAGAAGGAATGTATTTGGGGACGAACTTTGACACTAAAATTGAAGACTGCATCTTTTGag GTTAGAACTAGAGCAGTATCACTGCAGAAATTTATTCAATCAAAGGAGGAAATCCTAACTTATGCTTCCAAGTTGTTAAAGGCAGAACTTCCTCTTTCTTTGAGGTTGATGG GCCTGCGCATGTCACAGTTTCGTGATGACAAATGTGGTCCTCTTGATCCCAGGCAGAAGACTCTTGCAAGTTTTGTCGTCTCAGGAGATGTTACAGCAAGTGCTACATTCAGTGACAAGCATCAAATATGTGATGCACAAACTGATCTGTCAGTTCATCGTGAGAGCTCTGCCTCAAATGATGATAAAATCTCTCTTTCATATGAAAAAAATGATGTACTTGCATCGAACCAGCTGTCTTGTGGACTCAGGTATGCCTCCACCAGTGCAGACGGAATAGAAAATATGGGTAATGAGTGCTCAGGGAAG TGTGATTATGTAGAGACAGAAAATGAGATGATTCGCAACTTCTCTGGCCATAAAACAATAGCTGCATCCAGTCAAAAGATAGAACCTTCATGGGTAGATGGCTATATTTGCTCTATTTGTGGGATTGAAATGCCTCCAAGCTTCATTGAGGAGAGGCAAGAACATTCAGACTATCATCTAGCTGAGATGCTTCAGGAGGAGGAATCTGTGTATGGCACAGAACACCTTACACAGGAGAG GTCAGTACGAAAGGCACCACAAGCTAAAGAAAATGCTCGGAAGAAGCAGAAGACCTCTCCTAAAGGGGGAAAGCATATCCCCATTGATGCATTCTTTATCAAGGGCAAGAAAAGTTTGTAG
- the LOC140859652 gene encoding LOW QUALITY PROTEIN: uncharacterized protein (The sequence of the model RefSeq protein was modified relative to this genomic sequence to represent the inferred CDS: inserted 1 base in 1 codon) codes for MEKRLRSSSSSPSAEDLLSSAPSLPKSALKSLILSISPSSPLSSTLPXALLLSVSRSLAAFKSSLHPSSAARPSLSPPSKRSRRSSRHRRSPAAGPAASSSEADHLENLRAYAYVAHLCISHPKKLFSPADLLPAAQSLHDGLVLYEMDSALLSQVAALCEEWWKEKLPGRENLISQSLPFLLSRSLTQGKKADVRRVCALRDAFSLFDYVDDSIEDLRLLLVRCVITPVYLKTEEGRRFLAFMLGLNGQLTKEALALMRSQIPFGKKSVLEAYADILFKAWKGSEDSLREEIEDGFLQGLVEGAIHASSKSLAASIRRVLGSFIEQRATAGVEKLLFRLVEPLLFRALQVANSNVRQNALHLLLDMFPLEDPDVTKEVKDALLNKQFFLLDKLLLDDCPEVRTVAVEGSCRILNLFWEVIPSSMITKFLASIIDNMSHDMCNEVRLSTVNGIIYLLDNPQSHEIMKILLPRLGCMFSDPVLSVRVAVVDLLLAIRDIRTFQFNKVVSLDALLSSLANDHPRVAQKITRLLIPSYFPSKLNLKEACSRCISLIKRSPTAGARFCEFAVTEGSSSRSLTELLRISTSLALSPKGLDLDQIDGLLIASANICQSLSSELSSKATLNQLLSTEKLKGLFAAASSEHAQAALLSLASVVSLDNLVGLHDHCMTIIVSSVGLSDNLQKQEVVQAAHKLMFSCGWFDELFEVLTNKLQVIASKFLNKFGLAAASYMKKNKANVLLKTSMGTSCANQKGSSNSVMSNFEEEFSVAAAAAWQVKKLLTSDDTRNDVLKSPNLEMAFSAMRIISQVCIEQCVHRELFDIAPVLAYAAFALYMSLQNVDSTVNSNLSHENSLRQTSSSPEQVLLDNPLKHLLNCADKLFSESANENSSDQPSKFNHEEKVAMRRKSKRKAALDGTLNQTKGDELKTDIPEARRLQNTMKLVTSILQFVVDAATMSLVDQNQGRCVMFASSYARYVVSAIGRHRQQKPPLKEDDLKEMLTYLKSSFTYAAKLLHLVLRNSSETSAPPPEAFYLANDLLDLVTSIESYLGLKYAFHIVSVAKPWLPVLILGLGCNQLIKVTEKGGNSNLGDIIGLNFPVWLSVLGKTELYAVNEISQDVEGNHLPALEPSVFRKLTEMLVILLKKGSPKILDAVGCVFLAGLEVGLEKADFDLVLGLVHFTCVKLLDKENACLEELQLMSSSLQEIYLKIERDLQGHHSIDDGKHQLESARTLIRSVLTHSR; via the exons ATGGAGAAGCGTCTccgctcctcctcctcttcccccTCCGCCGAGGACCTCCTTTCCTCTGCCCCCTCCCTCCCCAAATCCGCCCTCAAGTCCCTAATCTTGTCCATCTCCCCCTCCTCCCCCCTCTCCTCAACCCTTC ctgccctcctcctctccgtctcCCGCTCCCTCGCCGCCTTCAAGTCTTCCCTCCACCCCTCCTCCGCCGCTCGCCCCTCCCTCTCACCCCCCTCCAAGCGCTCCCGCCGTTCCTCCCGTCACCGCCGATCTCCTGCCGCCGGCCCCGCTGCCTCATCCTCTGAAGCAGACCACCTCGAGAACCTCCGCGCCTACGCCTACGTCGCCCACCTCTGCATCTCCCATCCAAAGAAGCTCTTTTCCCCTGCCGATCTCCTCCCCGCTGCCCAGTCCCTCCACGATGGTCTCGTCCTCTACGAGATGGACTCCGCCCTCCTGTCCCAGGTTGCCGCCCTCTGCGAGGAGTGGTGGAAGGAGAAGCTCCCCGGGAGGGAGAATTTGATCTCTCAGTCACTCCCTTTCTTGCTCTCAAGGTCGCTGACGCAGGGCAAGAAGGCTGATGTTCGAAGGGTCTGCGCTCTCCGGGATGCCTTCTCGCTGTTCGATTATGTGGATGACAGCATTGAGGACTTGAGGCTTCTCCTCGTCCGCTGTGTCATCACGCCGGTGTATTTGAAGACGGAGGAGGGTCGGCGGTTTCTCGCCTTTATGCTGGGGTTGAATGGGCAGCTCACAAAGGAAGCTCTTGCCTTGATGAGGTCTCAGATTCCTTTTGGGAAGAAGTCGGTGCTGGAAGCTTATGCTGATATCCTCTTCAAGGCGTGGAAGGGCTCGGAGGATTCGTTGAGGGAGGAAATTGAGGATGGTTTCCTGCAGGGACTGGTAGAAGGAGCCATTCATGCAAGTTCCAAATCGCTTGCAGCCTCTATCCGGAGGGTTTTAGGTAGTTTTATTGAGCAGAGGGCGACTGCTGGTGTTGAGAAGCTTCTCTTCCGTCTTGTAGAGCCTTTGCTGTTTCGGGCACTGCAG GTTGCCAACTCCAATGTTCGTCAAAATGCATTGCATCTGCTCTTAGATATGTTCCCACTTGAAGATCCAGATGTCACAAAAGAAGTTAAAGATGCCTTGCTTAATAAACAGTTCTTTTTATTAGATAAATTGCTTCTAGATGACTGTCCTGAAGTGAGGACAGTTGCAGTTGAGGGTTCATGTCGCATCCTTAATCTATTTTGGGAAGTTATTCCTTCATCAATGATAACTAAGTTTTTGGCCAGCATTATCGATAACATGTCGCATGATATGTGCAATGAGGTAAGACTGTCAACAGTGAATGGTATTATATATTTGCTTGACAATCCACAGAGCCATGAAATAATGAAAATACTCCTCCCAAGATTGGGTTGCATGTTTTCGGATCCCGTACTCTCTGTTCGAGTGGCtgttgttgatcttcttttagcCATTCGAGATATTCGTACTTTCCAATTCAATAAG GTGGTGAGTTTAGATGCTTTATTATCTTCACTTGCAAATGATCACCCACGTGTTGCTCAAAAAATCACAAGGCTTCTCATTCCATCTTACTTTCCTTCAAAGTTGAATTTGAAAGAGGCATGTAGTCGTTGCATTTCACTAATAAAAAGGTCTCCAACTGCCGGGGCAAGGTTCTGTGAATTTGCTGTGACAGAGGGATCATCCTCAAGGTCTCTCACGGAACTTCTCAGAATCTCTACCAGTTTAGCTCTTTCACCTAAGGGTCTTGATCTAGATCAGATTGATGGCTTACTGATTGCTTCAGCCAATATATGCCAGAGTCTATCCAGTGAGTTGTCTAGTAAAGCAACTCTCAACCAGTTGTTGTCAACAGAGAAGTTGAAGGGTTTGTTTGCTGCAGCATCTTCTGAGCATGCCCAGGCTGCTCTCTTAAGCCTTGCTTCTGTTGTTTCCCTAGATAATTTGGTGGGACTACATGATCATTGCATGACTATTATAGTGAGCTCAGTTGGGCTCTCTGATAATCTACAGAAGCAAGAAGTAGTACAGGCAGCTCACAAGTTGATGTTTTCTTGTGGTTGGTTTGATGAATTGTTTGAAGTTTTGACAAATAAATTGCAAGTTATTGCTTCTAAGTTTCTTAACAAATTTGGATTGGCAGCTGCGTCATATATGAAGAAGAACAAAGCAAATGTACTACTAAAAACTTCAATGGGAACAAGTTGTGCAAATCAAAAAGGATCATCAAATTCTGTCATGTCAAATTTCGAGGAAGAATTTTCTGTTGCTGCTGCAGCAGCATGGCAAGTGAAAAAACTGCTTACCAGTGACGATACTCGAAATGATGTGCTAAAATCTCCAAATCTAGAAATGGCATTCTCTGCTATGAGAATCATTTCTCAGGTATGTATTGAACAATGTGTGCACCGGGAGCTCTTTGACATAGCACCTGTCTTGGCCTATGCAGCTTTTGCATTATACATGTCACTTCAAAATGTTGATTCCACTGTTAACAGCAATCTCAGTCATGAAAATAGCTTACGCCAAACAAGCTCATCTCCAGAA CAGGTATTATTGGACAATCCATTGAAGCACCTACTCAACTGTGCTGATAAACTCTTTTCTGAATCCGCTAATGAAAATTCTAGTGATCAGCCCTCCAAGTTCAATCATGAAGAGAAAGTTGCAATGCGCCGCAAATCCAAGCGGAAGGCAGCTCTAGATGGCACATTAAACCAAACCAAAG GTGATGAGCTCAAAACTGATATTCCTGAAGCTAGAAGGCTACAAAATACGATGAAATTGGTCACGTCAATTCTTCAGTTTGTTGTTGATGCTGCAACCATGAGCCTTGTTGACCAAAACCAGGGAAGGTGCGTGATGTTTGCATCATCTTATGCTAGATATGTTGTCTCAGCCATTGGAAGGCATCGGCAACAAAAGCCACCATTAAAGGAAGATGATCTAAAAGAGATGCTTACATATCTAAAAAGCTCCTTCACTTACGCTGCCAAGTTACTCCATTTAGTGCTCAGAAATTCTAGTGAAACTTCAGCACCACCACCGGAAGCATTCTACCTTGCCAATGATCTTCTTGACCTTGTCACATCCATCGAATCATATCTAGGCTTAAAGTATGCATTCCATATTGTTTCTGTTGCCAAGCCATGGCTGCCTGTTCTTATACTAGGCTTAGGCTGCAACCAACTGATTAAGGTGACAGAGAAAGGTGGCAATTCAAACTTAGGTGATATTATTGGGCTTAATTTTCCAGTATGGCTTTCTGTTCTGGGCAAGACTGAGTTATATGCAGTTAATGAAATTAGCCAAGATGTGGAGGGCAATCATCTTCCTGCATTGGAGCCTTCAGTATTTAGAAAGCTTACAGAGATGTTGGTGATCCTTCTAAAGAAGGGAAGCCCAAAAATATTGGACGCTGTGGGCTGTGTCTTCTTGGCAGGTCTGGAGGTTGGGCTGGAAAAAGCAGACTTTGACTTGGTCTTAGGCCTGGTCCATTTTACATGTGTGAAGTTGTTGGATAAAGAAAATGCTTGCTTGGAAGAACTTCAACTTATGTCCAGCTCTTTACAAGAGATCTATCTAAAAATAGAGAGAGACCTTCAGGGCCATCACAGCATTGATGATGGAAAGCACCAGCTAGAAAGTGCCAGAACACTTATAAGATCTGTTTTAACTCATTCTAGATAA
- the LOC140854797 gene encoding cyclin-D5-1-like, with translation MGDEDCSVSIDNLICQENGFDLDADDGEEKQHKMIILLKDADLSETEEYMEKLLFRESSFESRSNDRLSCSDSYSSVVEEDWFKCVRLTLVQWIFKMRDYFHFSSKTAYLAVVYFDRFFVRRQIIDKGKLWAIRLLSVACLSLAAKMEEYRVPAFSDYQIDGYEFNSKAIQRMELLVLSTLEWRMSSVTPFDYLSYFTYKFQYQHEKKDFLHNAVICIFAITEVINVVDYRPSTIAAAALLAASSERYTKEMLESKITSSSLCGSLEKDHVYACYSIMTVESSKNLKRTKRGASSDLSASHSSISDAIDLADSASFTGLRDKRRRLQVPNIQ, from the exons ATGGGGGATGAAGATTGCTCTGTTTCCATTGACAACCTCATCTGCCAAGAGAATGGATTTGATTTGGATGCAGATGATGGTGAAGAGAAACAGCATAAAATGATTATTCTACTCAAAGATGCCGATCTTTCCGAAACCGAAGAGTATATGGAGAAGTTGTTGTTTAGAGAGAGCAGCTTCGAGAGTCGAAGCAATGATCGTTTATCTTGTTCTGATTCCTATTCCTCTGTCGTAGAAGAAGATTGGTTCAAGTGTGTCCGCCTGACTTTAGTCCAATGGATTTTCAAG ATGAGAGACTACTTTCACTTCAGCTCCAAAACTGCATATCTGGCAGTGGTCTACTTTGATCGCTTCTTCGTGCGGCGGCAAATCATTGAT AAGGGGAAGTTATGGGCGATCAGGTTGTTATCGGTAGCTTGTCTATCATTGGCAGCAAAAATGGAGGAATACAGGGTGCCGGCATTCTCAGATTATCAAATAGATGGTTATGAATTCAATAGCAAAGCAATCCAGAGGATGGAGCTCTTAGTTTTGAGTACTTTGGAATGGCGTATGAGTTCGGTGACTCCATTTGATTATCTAAGTTATTTTACATACAAGTTTCAATATCAGCATGAAAAAAAGGATTTCTTACATAATGCGGTCATATGCATATTCGCAATCACCGAAG TAATTAATGTAGTTGATTATCGCCCCTCAACTATAGCTGCAGCTGCCTTATTAGCTGCGTCCAGCGAAAGATACACAAAAGAGATGTTGGAGTCTAAGATAACTTCTAGCTCCCTTTGTGGATCCTTAGAGAAG GATCATGTATATGCCTGCTACAGCATAATGACAGTGGAGTCATCCAAGAATCTGAAAAGAACAAAGAGAGGAGCTTCTTCAGATTTATCAGCAAGTCATTCGAGCATTAGCGATGCCATTGATCTTGCTGATAGTGCCTCTTTCACTGGTTTGAGAGATAAGAGGAGGAGGCTACAAGTGCCAAATATCCAGTAG